From the genome of Solanum lycopersicum chromosome 12, SLM_r2.1:
GGATGcaatatttgataaaaagtGGTGTACATATTATCACCTAAATAAAGTTAATAGCGCGTATTAATATGACACCAAAAAGATCAATCTCAAGCATAAGGATATTTAAGTAAACTCCATAATAATATAAAAGGCAATAGACCATCTTGTGAcaaacaatataaattttataaagcaATTAAAGTTGACACCTTTTTTTCCTAGTGCTACTTTGCTTTGTGAAAAAATCGATAGAGACTCTAAAATCTTTGTAAGCCTTCAACcttatagaaaaacaaaaaagaaaaatgcaatGTTCAGAAGAAACTATAGCTAGTTTGTTCTACAATATCTCTAGctcttttctaattttactaCTCTTCACCTATTTCACTTCCAGTTTGCTTGCCAAATTCTTCTATTTCCTTGGTGGAAATCCGTTTTTCTGGAGGTAACTTGtaatttttcccttaatttccttttaatgttttaattttttcagttcgtggaaattctttttgatatgGATGACATGAGATTTGATCTCAAGACCTCTACATGCTGTGTATCAATATTGAAGCGTGTGACTATCTCATTTATTAGAGAGAATACAATTTTACtagttaattatattcttaacataattactttatttttaggAATCAAGATGCGTATGAATTTTCTGATGACGAAGAAGTGGAGGAAGAGCATGAgtattatcataataataattatgagtTTGTGGAAGAAAATCATTTCATAGATAATGAATTTCTTGGTGTTGAGAAAGAGATAGAAGAAAGTTGTAGCAATACTGACGATGATTATGAAGAGGAGTCGATTTATAGCTCAATAATGTATTCAGAATCTATTTATAGTGATGATAATGAAATGGAAGTTATAGAAATATTAGATGATCATTATGATTCTTATTCTAATTCTGATCCTTCTGGTTATTCTGATTCTCAAATCAACGAAGTTGGGCCCACTTTACCTCTTCCTAGGGACATGAATACAAATGTATTAACGAATACCATTGACAAGGACATAAATCATGGTACGTACTATAATTCAAGTCTTActttacaaattaaatttattttccaaAATGACTTGTACAATATTAATAATGGTCCTTCAAATTTAGTTGGTATAGAGGGTAGTTATACATATGATAATCTTATATAAACCTCTCTACAATGCCTTCTGAATCGACTCTGTCGCATAAGGTTTGACTagttcattttatattcattgtGTGATTTGTAGATTATTACACTGTGAGGGTTTTAGTGCTCACAACAGATTGCTCACTCAAAGTGCAGAGGTTGTAGCATGTGCGAGTTATGTTGGATTAAAAGAAATTGTTAACAATGATATCTTTGTTACAGGAAATTGCTACAGGGAATTGATTGAAGACAAAAAAGTGATAGAGATTAATTTGTGTACTAGAGAGGAAAATATGTTTGTTAATGCATCATCATCAAAGTTAGAGAACAATAAGAAGATTGTGCAATCAGTGCAAGATGAAGAAAAGGATGAGCATGAAATATTTGGGGATTCTTGTACTAATGGCTCAACTTCTAAGAGCTCTACTGAATGGAGAAGTTCAATTAAAGATTCAACAACTGATGATCCATTTTCTTCATCATCAAGAAGAAGTTGCCCTAAATGGGAGTCTTACACaatctttcaaaaatatgatgaagAGATGTTGTTTTTTGATAGAATTAGTGCACAAAAACTACATGAAACAGGTAAATCTACATCTCTCAATTTTCCAGCTTAATTTCACATATAACTACTgaattttatactttataaaaccaatttcatcatataaaaaaaGTGAACTTGTACATGTGAATTGCTTAGAAAATCCAAATaatggagaaagtgaaatttctAGTGTTGGATTAGGAATTTTTGTACAAGTAAAGGACTtctatagttattttatttttaatttgttaatggTTTTccttcacttatttttttttttaaattaaattacggATAGGTATAACTCATCACTAACGTGGGGAATGATGAGTCATACTTCTTGATTTAAAACAGTTATAACTAGTAagataatttataattacattaatattattatgacaTGTTTTTAGAATATTCTTTCTTCAACTTTATGCTTCAGTCAAAGTGGATCATATTAAGTGAAAACGCTAGGTAAAATTCAGTGACAAtaagtgaaatatttttttttcctaccACAAAAATGTTTCTATTTCGTTTTAATTATTGACTAATGAAGCAACCAATTCATTTTCAGAAACATTAAGATCAATTCAAGCATGTCCAAGATCAATATCAGATAAGATTGTCCATAAATTATTCGTAAATAAGAAGTCAAGGCAGCATCATAACCCTTATTATGAACTAGAGGCTGCTTATGTAGCACAGGTATGTTTAGCATGGGAAGCTCTGAGTTGGAATTACAAGTACTTTCAACGACTACGAGCTtcccataataataataataataaggaatCAAAGGACGACCAAGGTTGTCCTGCTTATGTAGCACAACATTTCCAACAGTTTCAAGTTCATTTACAAAGATACGTTGAGAATGAGCcatatgaaaatggaaagagaCCGGAAATTTATGCTAAAATGAGAAGTTTAGCTCCTAAATTGCTTCAAGTCCCAGAATATCGAGGTAATGATAACATCTacatatattattgttgttgtttgatCATTAGTGCTATTTAACCTTATATTGaaaattattaactttttttcatGTCATACATGGGATGTTGCCTGTATTTTAAATGACTTGGTGGAATAaaaacttctttaattttttattttagaatataGAATTTGAACTTCtattatatgttattataatatttttattgaataatttaAACCTTCACTTTTCATAGCTAGTCTTGTGAGTTGTAGTAGAGAATTAGGAAAAGAATGAGTGTGACATTGAGTATTTGATGTCCAGGAAAGAAGTCCCACACCCACACACTAGAGTGGACCAAATTTGCCTTTTATTCAATATAGacacattattaaaaaaattaaaattcagaaaTGTGAACTAATaatgctaaaaaaaaaaatttcttttagagaaaaaaataaatcaattgcTTATTTTTCGATATTCTTGAAGAATCGCGATGTATTGTATAATTTCTTATcgtatacttttttttatattagattCAGTGGAGGAGGATAAAGGGGCGGATCAAGATTATTGCTCAAGAATATCTTCAGAATCATTTCATGAAATAATGAAAGAAGCAATCAGAACGTTTATGAATTTCCTAAAGGCAGACAAGGAGAATCGTTACCAAATATTAGTGGCAGCTTTctttagaagaaaaagaagaggttCACCTCATGCTACCATCTTCTTgctaaacaaacaaaacaaaaaggcAAGAATCTTATAACATCTCTTCttcttatttacaaaaattatgtATTGAAATTCACGAATActcctattttttaaaatattgggatttaatatcataaaatgtgacattattattatttgttacatCTGAGCcgattgtttttaaaaaacaacCTTTCTATCTTCACTAGGTAGTGATAAGATTTGCGTACATTTTATCCTTGTCAGAGACTTGTGGGATTTCATTGGCCATATTGGTAATATTGTTATGTCATTATTATAATATACACTTGATAGAGTACTCAATTAGTTGAGCTTAAATGACTTGATAGAGTGAGTTTTATGTGCAATACTACTTGTACATACAAGTTAAATCACAATATTACTTGTTTATAACGTTTAACTATACTTATACGAACTAATAATGTAAAGAATTACACCTTATAACATAGTAATAACGATTTATATTGACAGTGCACATAAcgtaaatctttttttaattttgtgcagAAAAAATCAAAGGTGAAAGATTTACAAAGATCAGGAAAGTGCTTGAGGAATAAAAGAAggttaaaagaagaagaagagatggaGATGTTGATGTCATTAATAGACTTGAAATTAGTGTCAAGGGTATTGAGAATGAGGCAAGTAAATGAAGAACAATTGCATTGGTGTGAAGACAAGATGAGCAAAGTAAAAATAAGTGATGGCAAATTACAAAGAGATTCTTCACCACTTTTCTTTCCAGCACAATAGTAGTACTCTATGAGGACCCCATTTAGCATTAAGTAAAGTgtttcattttactttaatGACTAGATCATGAATCATGTGTCATGTAGATGAAtatcctctttttttcttttgatttttctggTGTTTGAAGCCCACATTAGAGTTTAGATTTGAATCACGCACCGCATAATCCATTTAAAGACGTGACACTCTTAATATGATTTTCTCTATATTTAGACTCGAACCCGAATCTTTAATTAATGGTAGAGCAGTCCTACCACAACACCCATCCCATGTTGGTAGAGATGAATATCCTCAGCATACTGCCAGAAAAGGACAAGGATGGCCCAGAAATAAAAGTTACTTGGGGAGGAAAACAATGACAAAGGTGAGTTAATGGGAATAATTAAgcaa
Proteins encoded in this window:
- the LOC101258236 gene encoding uncharacterized protein, whose product is MQCSEETIASLFYNISSSFLILLLFTYFTSSLLAKFFYFLGGNPFFWRNQDAYEFSDDEEVEEEHEYYHNNNYEFVEENHFIDNEFLGVEKEIEESCSNTDDDYEEESIYSSIMYSESIYSDDNEMEVIEILDDHYDSYSNSDPSGYSDSQINEVGPTLPLPRDMNTNVLTNTIDKDINHGNCYRELIEDKKVIEINLCTREENMFVNASSSKLENNKKIVQSVQDEEKDEHEIFGDSCTNGSTSKSSTEWRSSIKDSTTDDPFSSSSRRSCPKWESYTIFQKYDEEMLFFDRISAQKLHETETLRSIQACPRSISDKIVHKLFVNKKSRQHHNPYYELEAAYVAQVCLAWEALSWNYKYFQRLRASHNNNNNKESKDDQGCPAYVAQHFQQFQVHLQRYVENEPYENGKRPEIYAKMRSLAPKLLQVPEYRDSVEEDKGADQDYCSRISSESFHEIMKEAIRTFMNFLKADKENRYQILVAAFFRRKRRGSPHATIFLLNKQNKKKKSKVKDLQRSGKCLRNKRRLKEEEEMEMLMSLIDLKLVSRVLRMRQVNEEQLHWCEDKMSKVKISDGKLQRDSSPLFFPAQ